In Myxococcales bacterium, one DNA window encodes the following:
- a CDS encoding glycosyltransferase family 2 protein yields the protein MKLVIQIPCFNEAQTLPEVVAALPRTVPGFDAVEYLVVDDGSDDGTSEIARRLGVHHVVRFAANRGLAAAFRAGLDKALEVGADVIVNTDGDNQYPGAAIPELAAPIVAGRADVVIGVRDIEAIPYFSAQKKKLQRYGSWVVRRFSGLQVADATSGFRAFSRRAALRLNVLSRYTYTLETLIQAGRSNLAVASVPIRANPKTRESRLVRSNLNYVFRSAMTILRMYLTYEPLRALGSLALTLFGLGTLIGLRFLYFYLTVNGRGHVQSLLLASILIIIGFQTGVLGILADLIATNRRHLEELLIRSRETGRNDRP from the coding sequence ATGAAGCTCGTCATTCAAATACCCTGTTTCAACGAGGCACAAACCCTGCCCGAAGTGGTGGCGGCTTTGCCGCGCACGGTTCCCGGATTCGATGCCGTGGAATACCTGGTCGTCGACGACGGCAGCGATGACGGCACGAGCGAAATCGCTCGCCGGCTGGGTGTGCATCACGTGGTCCGCTTCGCGGCCAATCGCGGGCTGGCGGCGGCGTTTCGCGCCGGGTTGGACAAGGCGCTGGAAGTCGGCGCCGACGTGATCGTCAACACCGACGGCGACAACCAATATCCCGGCGCGGCGATCCCCGAACTGGCGGCGCCGATCGTCGCCGGGCGGGCCGACGTCGTCATCGGGGTGCGCGATATCGAGGCGATCCCCTATTTTTCGGCGCAAAAAAAGAAATTGCAGCGCTACGGCTCCTGGGTCGTCCGGCGCTTCTCCGGGTTGCAGGTCGCGGACGCCACCAGCGGTTTCCGCGCGTTTTCGCGCCGCGCCGCCCTGCGGCTCAACGTCCTGTCACGCTACACCTACACCCTGGAAACCCTCATCCAGGCCGGGCGCTCGAACCTGGCCGTGGCCTCGGTGCCGATCCGCGCCAACCCGAAGACCCGTGAAAGCCGGCTGGTCCGCTCCAACCTGAATTACGTTTTTCGGAGCGCGATGACGATTTTGCGGATGTACCTCACCTACGAACCGTTGCGGGCGCTCGGTTCGTTGGCGCTGACGCTCTTCGGCCTGGGCACATTGATCGGCCTGCGGTTTCTTTACTTCTATCTGACCGTCAACGGTCGCGGCCATGTACAAAGCCTGCTCCTGGCGTCGATCCTGATCATCATCGGTTTTCAGACCGGGGTTCTGGGCATTCTAGCCGACCTGATCGCCACCAACCGCCGCCACCTCGAGGAACTGTTGATTCGATCCCGCGAAACCGGCAGGAACGACCGGCCTTGA
- a CDS encoding glycosyltransferase family 4 protein has translation MSNDQPRVLFLTTSFPLHRDHWSGVFLLRQAIALTRLNCPVTVLAPGDGKAAAREEIDGVAVHRFPYPGDRTHPLAYGGGIPANLKNDRSLWWTVPGFATALRRHAIRLLPDIDILHAHWSFAGLLATLPGIASRRPLVVSFHGSDLAQPAGPLAWAAKRAARRAAGVVVHSDEMKRRALALGLPEAKILVIPHGIAIDDYPLVTRAAEPVRILAVGRLSEEKGFDVLLEALRHFSATLDWRLIVIGEGPLREKLLQQARSIGIAGRVEFAGPLPPQAVREQMGHAHLLAVPSRREGFSVVTLEAMAAGLPVVGTAVGALPQLVRQDETGFLVPPGDVAALAAALRHVLTDPARRDRMGERAREMAARDYSPTAVNRPLAELYRRLGPANA, from the coding sequence TTGAGCAACGATCAGCCCCGCGTCCTTTTTCTGACCACCAGCTTTCCCCTGCATCGCGATCATTGGTCGGGGGTTTTCCTGTTGCGGCAGGCCATTGCGCTAACCCGGTTGAACTGCCCCGTCACCGTTCTGGCGCCGGGTGACGGAAAAGCCGCCGCTCGGGAAGAAATCGACGGCGTCGCCGTCCACCGCTTTCCCTATCCGGGCGATCGCACCCATCCGCTGGCGTATGGCGGCGGGATTCCCGCCAATTTGAAAAACGATCGTTCGCTCTGGTGGACCGTGCCGGGGTTTGCCACCGCGCTACGCCGCCATGCCATCCGCCTGTTGCCCGACATCGATATCCTGCACGCGCACTGGTCATTCGCCGGTTTGCTGGCCACGTTGCCCGGCATCGCTTCGCGGCGGCCGCTGGTCGTCAGTTTTCACGGCAGCGATCTGGCGCAACCGGCTGGGCCGCTGGCCTGGGCGGCGAAACGCGCGGCGCGACGCGCGGCCGGCGTGGTGGTCCACAGCGACGAGATGAAACGCCGCGCGCTGGCGCTCGGCTTGCCGGAAGCAAAAATCCTGGTGATTCCGCACGGCATTGCAATCGACGATTACCCACTCGTCACGCGCGCCGCCGAACCGGTCCGCATCCTGGCGGTCGGCCGTCTGAGTGAGGAAAAAGGCTTCGACGTCTTGCTCGAGGCGCTGCGCCACTTCTCCGCCACGCTCGATTGGCGGCTGATCGTCATCGGCGAAGGCCCGTTAAGAGAAAAACTGCTCCAGCAAGCGCGATCGATCGGCATCGCCGGGCGCGTCGAATTCGCCGGCCCCTTGCCGCCACAAGCGGTCCGCGAACAGATGGGCCACGCCCATTTGTTGGCGGTTCCCTCGCGCCGCGAAGGTTTCAGCGTGGTGACGCTCGAAGCCATGGCCGCCGGCCTGCCGGTGGTCGGGACCGCGGTCGGGGCATTGCCGCAACTCGTCCGGCAGGATGAAACAGGATTTCTGGTGCCGCCCGGCGATGTTGCCGCGCTGGCGGCCGCGTTGCGGCACGTGCTGACCGACCCGGCCCGCCGCGACCGCATGGGGGAACGCGCGCGGGAGATGGCGGCGCGCGATTATTCCCCGACGGCCGTCAACCGGCCGTTGGCCGAACTGTATCGCCGCCTCGGTCCGGCCAATGCTTGA
- a CDS encoding FHA domain-containing protein has protein sequence MYALIKTVDDRAKIRYPITRILQRLGRDPSCEIFLDDENVSRVHAELTQTEEGVFINDLASTNGTFVNGNRIHGLFQLTVGDHLQIGPHDFMLVAEEPSRLQATIAMNDEVIRHLRLPSADFKPEIAGDVEQTTVAAPDAGLKTKIDALSEAERSLPRLVVENGPKRHCLLPLVQPELEIGRSPECHLVLPDNQVSAHHAKIIKRKGGYFIYDNRSLNGIFVNNAKVRGVPLQTGDLIRLGDTTIRYEDPTKPRPAKQAPAEKPATQNIPSTYGPWRWVAIGGITLLALTVVLYWIWA, from the coding sequence ATGTATGCCCTGATCAAAACGGTCGACGATCGCGCGAAAATCCGTTACCCGATCACCCGCATTTTGCAACGCCTGGGTCGCGATCCTTCCTGCGAGATTTTTCTCGACGATGAAAACGTCAGCCGCGTCCACGCCGAATTGACGCAAACCGAGGAAGGCGTTTTCATCAACGATCTGGCGAGCACCAACGGCACCTTCGTCAACGGCAATCGCATTCACGGCCTTTTTCAACTGACGGTCGGCGACCACCTACAAATCGGGCCGCACGATTTCATGCTGGTGGCCGAGGAACCCTCGCGCCTACAGGCCACGATCGCCATGAACGACGAGGTGATCCGCCACCTGCGGCTTCCCAGCGCCGACTTCAAGCCTGAGATCGCCGGCGACGTCGAGCAAACCACCGTCGCCGCGCCCGACGCGGGCTTGAAAACCAAGATCGACGCGCTTTCCGAAGCCGAACGTTCCCTGCCCCGGCTGGTGGTGGAAAATGGCCCGAAACGCCACTGCCTGTTGCCGCTGGTGCAACCGGAACTCGAAATCGGACGCAGCCCTGAATGCCACCTGGTGCTGCCCGACAATCAGGTTTCGGCGCATCACGCGAAAATCATCAAGCGCAAGGGCGGCTATTTCATTTACGACAACCGCTCGCTCAACGGCATTTTCGTCAACAACGCCAAGGTTCGCGGCGTGCCGTTGCAAACCGGCGATCTGATCCGGCTGGGCGATACGACGATCCGTTACGAAGACCCGACCAAACCGCGCCCGGCAAAGCAGGCGCCGGCGGAAAAACCGGCGACGCAAAACATTCCCAGTACTTACGGGCCCTGGCGCTGGGTCGCGATCGGCGGCATCACCCTGCTGGCGCTAACCGTGGTTTTGTATTGGATCTGGGCCTAG
- the rimI gene encoding ribosomal protein S18-alanine N-acetyltransferase has protein sequence MAAPEPPRIDDVTAADLDAVARLEAESFLTPWHLDSFREALDRPYSLFLALRLNDRLIGYSLSWVVADELHILKFAVEESLRRNGFGRRLLAETLRRARAANAAMAWLEVRPSNEAAIALYSRHGFHKAYTRKKYYADTGEDALIFMGDLLALEKPA, from the coding sequence ATGGCCGCGCCGGAGCCGCCGCGCATCGATGACGTGACTGCCGCCGATCTGGACGCCGTGGCGCGGCTCGAAGCCGAATCCTTCCTCACCCCCTGGCACCTCGACAGTTTCCGCGAAGCGCTGGATCGGCCGTATTCGCTCTTCCTCGCCTTGCGGCTGAACGATCGCTTGATCGGCTATTCCCTGTCGTGGGTCGTGGCTGACGAGTTGCACATTTTGAAGTTCGCGGTCGAGGAATCGCTGCGGCGCAACGGCTTCGGCCGGCGATTGCTCGCCGAAACCCTGCGCCGCGCCCGCGCCGCCAACGCAGCGATGGCCTGGCTGGAAGTGCGGCCGAGCAACGAGGCCGCGATCGCGCTTTATTCCCGCCACGGGTTCCACAAAGCCTACACGCGGAAAAAATATTACGCGGACACCGGCGAGGACGCGCTGATATTCATGGGCGATCTGCTCGCGCTGGAGAAACCCGCATGA
- a CDS encoding dihydroorotate dehydrogenase electron transfer subunit has protein sequence MTPKLQQTVPVVAREMISPDYFELAFAFPELARLAQPGHFVTLTPIQTGPPLLRRPFSIQRVSPDGEVRLLIKIVGAGTRALAELRPGQTVDVLGPLGAGVFQVSPPTTQPIFVAGGVGIAPFLFLADRLHDRPDLHSTLIFGGRGAADLVTRDRFEALGLDCRYTTEDGSLGHRGLVTDELRARLADSPAEATEVFACGPLPMLRAVALLCREAAVRCQVSLESQMACGLGSCRGCVVPTIGDPTGHGIPYQRVCYEGPVFAANQIVWEELT, from the coding sequence ATGACCCCCAAACTGCAACAGACCGTGCCGGTCGTCGCCCGGGAAATGATCAGCCCGGACTACTTCGAACTGGCCTTTGCCTTTCCGGAGTTGGCGCGGCTCGCCCAGCCGGGCCACTTCGTCACCCTGACGCCGATCCAAACCGGTCCACCTCTGCTGCGCCGGCCGTTTTCCATTCAACGCGTTTCGCCCGACGGCGAAGTCCGGTTGCTGATCAAGATCGTCGGCGCCGGAACGCGAGCGCTGGCCGAATTGCGGCCCGGACAAACGGTGGATGTCCTCGGGCCACTTGGCGCCGGCGTGTTTCAGGTTTCTCCCCCAACGACACAGCCGATTTTCGTCGCCGGCGGCGTCGGTATCGCGCCGTTTCTGTTCCTGGCCGATCGCCTGCACGACCGGCCGGACCTTCACTCCACCTTGATTTTCGGCGGTCGCGGCGCGGCCGATCTGGTGACGCGCGACCGCTTCGAGGCGCTGGGTCTGGACTGCCGTTATACGACCGAGGATGGTTCGCTCGGCCACCGGGGGCTGGTCACGGACGAACTGCGGGCCCGGCTCGCCGATTCGCCGGCCGAGGCCACCGAGGTATTCGCCTGCGGGCCGCTGCCAATGCTGCGGGCGGTCGCGCTGCTTTGCCGCGAGGCCGCGGTGCGGTGCCAGGTGAGCCTGGAAAGCCAGATGGCCTGCGGCTTGGGTTCGTGCCGCGGTTGCGTCGTCCCGACGATCGGCGATCCGACCGGCCACGGCATTCCTTATCAGCGGGTTTGCTACGAGGGGCCGGTTTTCGCCGCCAACCAAATTGTCTGGGAAGAACTGACATGA
- a CDS encoding dihydroorotate dehydrogenase has product MKPLDLRVDLGRGLILKNPVMGASGTYGYGVEYEDLVDLSAMGALVLKGLSPLPRRGNKPPRLVETAAGLLNSIGLENIGVVAFMAEKYPRLAELGVTLVANVYGETEDDYLRVIERLSQPDAEFVRGLELNVSCPNVKAGGVTFGAYPEILGRLVERVRAATSKHVMVKLTPNVTDIVALAKVAATAGADSLSAINTLLGIAVDLKTRRPKLGNITGGLSGPAIKPVALRMAWQVARAVNVPVVGIGGILTGEDALEFLCVGCRAVQTGTVNFIDPRAPLRVAGEIEVWLEREGLTSPAQIVGTFADRR; this is encoded by the coding sequence ATGAAGCCGTTGGACTTGCGCGTCGATCTGGGCCGTGGCCTGATTCTGAAAAACCCGGTGATGGGGGCGTCCGGCACCTACGGCTACGGGGTGGAATACGAGGATCTGGTCGACTTGTCCGCCATGGGCGCCCTGGTCCTCAAGGGGCTCTCGCCGTTGCCGCGCCGGGGCAACAAACCGCCCCGCCTGGTCGAAACCGCGGCCGGCCTGCTCAATTCGATCGGCCTGGAAAACATCGGCGTAGTGGCGTTCATGGCGGAAAAATATCCGCGCCTGGCCGAATTGGGCGTGACCCTGGTCGCCAACGTCTACGGGGAGACCGAGGACGACTACCTGCGGGTGATCGAACGCCTCTCGCAACCGGACGCCGAGTTCGTCCGCGGCCTGGAGCTCAACGTGAGTTGCCCGAACGTCAAAGCGGGCGGCGTGACCTTCGGCGCGTATCCCGAAATTCTCGGCCGACTGGTCGAGCGCGTACGCGCGGCCACCAGCAAACACGTCATGGTCAAATTGACTCCCAACGTCACCGACATCGTCGCCCTCGCCAAGGTGGCGGCGACGGCCGGCGCCGATTCGCTCTCGGCGATCAATACGCTGCTGGGCATCGCGGTCGATCTGAAAACCCGGCGGCCGAAGCTGGGCAACATCACCGGCGGCCTGAGCGGCCCGGCCATCAAGCCGGTCGCGCTGCGCATGGCCTGGCAAGTGGCGCGCGCGGTGAATGTCCCCGTCGTCGGCATCGGCGGCATTCTGACGGGCGAGGACGCCCTGGAATTTCTGTGCGTCGGCTGCCGCGCGGTGCAAACCGGCACCGTCAATTTCATCGATCCGCGCGCGCCGCTGCGCGTGGCCGGCGAAATCGAAGTCTGGCTGGAGCGCGAAGGATTGACGAGCCCGGCGCAGATCGTCGGCACGTTCGCCGACCGCCGCTGA
- a CDS encoding AAA family ATPase, with product MIFSLIGPRGAGKTTISKRLAELTGWPRMATDEWVEKIDGRRPALIIAADGLDTYLRLEKEAFAACLADLRERMTNAPGVLFDVGGSLILAPDVREELRRIGEVVYLQAPPEILAARLQPENPGLLPAEMRRLIAERDAHFLETAHLEIDTHDLGIEASVTVLMNWVAARCGICEFRPE from the coding sequence ATGATTTTTTCGCTCATCGGTCCGCGCGGTGCCGGCAAGACGACGATCAGCAAGCGGCTGGCCGAATTAACCGGTTGGCCGCGCATGGCGACCGACGAATGGGTGGAAAAAATTGACGGTCGCCGCCCGGCGTTGATCATCGCCGCGGACGGACTCGATACCTATCTGCGGCTGGAAAAGGAGGCGTTCGCCGCCTGCCTCGCCGATCTCCGGGAACGAATGACCAATGCGCCGGGGGTATTGTTCGATGTCGGCGGCAGCCTGATCCTGGCCCCGGACGTTCGGGAGGAACTGCGCCGGATCGGCGAAGTCGTTTATCTGCAGGCGCCGCCGGAAATCCTCGCCGCGCGGCTGCAACCGGAAAATCCGGGGTTGTTGCCGGCGGAGATGCGCCGGCTGATCGCCGAGCGCGACGCGCACTTTCTGGAGACCGCCCACCTGGAAATCGACACCCACGATCTCGGCATCGAGGCAAGCGTCACGGTGCTGATGAATTGGGTGGCGGCCCGGTGCGGGATCTGCGAATTTCGGCCGGAATGA
- the dacB gene encoding D-alanyl-D-alanine carboxypeptidase/D-alanyl-D-alanine-endopeptidase: MSSRKSLFLACWIVGGLISILALVAAAQPATPVAAPVAAGPALTPTQRQQLDKIFTDPIFQKATVSVQVKRVRDGALLFEHEPDTFCIPASTNKLITGAAAYAILGTNYHFKTRLLADRRPTAQGVIQGNLYVVGGGDPDLTTEQVWKMVRALWLSGVRQVTGDLVGDDSFHDEERYYPEWGPKSFQAYRAPLGALSVNYNTIEFWVRPGPTEGAPAFVSLNPHPAGLTIQGAINTVAGRGNKTVMTMTDNAVQISGQLGIEAHPDPTYQAVRDPLTFALGTIREMMKTQGITIAGQSRPGNAPKGAVLIHEHESAELPIIIRRLYRFSNNFTAEQIARTIGAVTSGQPGSRENGAAAVTNWLRQENLYREGEVIFDGSGLSKDNRQSAASMVAVLEWMGRNPRAFPEYLDAQPIGGVDGTLRRRFKKSSLYGRVRAKTGFVNGAVTLAGYCYDARGEIYAFASLVNDFQTVTGVRGPQQLTERLLEILMQ; encoded by the coding sequence ATGAGCAGTCGCAAAAGCCTGTTTCTGGCGTGTTGGATTGTTGGGGGACTGATTTCCATTCTTGCGCTGGTCGCCGCCGCGCAGCCCGCGACGCCGGTCGCCGCTCCTGTGGCCGCCGGTCCGGCCTTGACGCCGACGCAGCGCCAGCAATTGGATAAAATCTTTACCGATCCCATTTTTCAGAAGGCCACGGTATCCGTGCAGGTGAAGCGCGTGCGCGACGGGGCGCTGCTTTTCGAGCATGAGCCGGATACCTTTTGCATTCCGGCCAGCACCAACAAGCTCATCACGGGCGCGGCGGCCTATGCGATTCTCGGGACGAATTATCATTTCAAAACGCGCCTGCTGGCCGATCGCCGGCCGACGGCACAGGGAGTCATTCAGGGCAACTTGTACGTCGTCGGTGGCGGCGACCCGGACCTGACCACCGAGCAAGTGTGGAAAATGGTTCGCGCCCTTTGGCTGTCGGGCGTGCGGCAGGTGACCGGCGATCTGGTCGGCGACGACAGTTTTCATGACGAGGAGCGGTATTATCCCGAATGGGGGCCAAAATCGTTCCAGGCTTATCGGGCTCCGTTGGGCGCTTTGTCGGTCAATTACAATACAATCGAATTCTGGGTCCGCCCCGGGCCGACCGAAGGCGCGCCGGCGTTCGTTTCGCTCAATCCGCATCCGGCCGGCCTGACGATCCAAGGCGCCATCAACACCGTGGCGGGGCGCGGCAACAAGACGGTCATGACCATGACCGACAACGCGGTGCAGATCAGCGGCCAATTGGGCATCGAGGCGCATCCGGACCCGACGTATCAGGCGGTGCGCGACCCGCTGACCTTCGCCCTGGGAACCATCCGGGAAATGATGAAAACCCAGGGGATCACGATCGCCGGACAAAGCCGCCCGGGAAACGCGCCGAAAGGCGCCGTCCTGATCCACGAGCACGAGAGCGCCGAGTTGCCGATCATCATCCGGCGGCTGTATCGCTTCTCGAACAATTTTACCGCCGAGCAAATCGCCCGGACGATCGGCGCGGTGACCTCCGGACAGCCCGGCAGCCGTGAAAACGGCGCGGCCGCGGTGACCAATTGGCTGCGGCAGGAAAATCTCTATCGCGAAGGCGAGGTGATTTTCGACGGTTCCGGTTTGTCGAAGGACAATCGGCAGAGCGCCGCCAGCATGGTCGCGGTGTTGGAATGGATGGGGCGCAATCCGCGGGCCTTTCCGGAATATCTGGACGCCCAGCCGATCGGCGGCGTGGACGGCACGCTGCGCCGGCGCTTCAAGAAAAGCAGCCTCTACGGCCGGGTGCGCGCCAAGACCGGCTTCGTCAACGGCGCGGTCACGCTGGCCGGCTATTGTTACGACGCACGCGGTGAAATTTACGCCTTTGCCTCGCTGGTCAACGACTTCCAGACCGTCACCGGGGTTCGCGGTCCGCAGCAACTGACGGAACGACTGCTGGAAATTCTGATGCAATGA
- the efp gene encoding elongation factor P, which yields MATIYTATNIRVGHIIEFENEPYKVLAATHITPGKGNAVMQVKMRGIKSGVQREQRYRSVENVKRITLDMVKMEFLYEDGEMAHFMNAETFEQVSYGIGLIENELHFMLPNSHVQMLFYGTDLVGIELPKIVELKVIETAPYIKGATVTNQSKPAKLETGLEVGVPGFIEVGEVVRVDTETGEYIERAR from the coding sequence ATGGCCACGATTTATACCGCGACCAATATTCGTGTCGGTCACATCATCGAGTTCGAGAACGAACCCTACAAGGTGCTGGCCGCGACGCACATCACTCCCGGCAAGGGCAATGCCGTCATGCAGGTCAAGATGCGCGGCATCAAATCCGGCGTTCAACGCGAGCAGCGTTACCGCTCGGTGGAAAACGTGAAGCGCATCACGCTGGACATGGTGAAAATGGAGTTCCTGTACGAGGACGGCGAAATGGCTCACTTCATGAACGCCGAAACCTTCGAACAGGTCTCCTACGGCATCGGCCTGATCGAAAACGAGCTGCACTTCATGCTGCCCAATTCGCACGTGCAGATGCTGTTTTACGGAACCGATCTGGTCGGCATCGAACTGCCGAAAATCGTCGAGCTGAAGGTGATCGAAACGGCCCCTTACATCAAGGGCGCGACGGTGACCAACCAGAGCAAACCCGCCAAGCTGGAGACCGGGCTGGAAGTCGGCGTACCGGGTTTCATCGAGGTCGGCGAAGTGGTTCGCGTGGATACGGAAACCGGCGAATATATCGAGCGCGCGCGCTAG
- the galE gene encoding UDP-glucose 4-epimerase GalE — MSILIAGGAGYIGSVTAAQLLASGYEVVVYDDLSRGHRLAVPPKAVFVQAELGDTDTLVRTFKKYRVDAVMHFAAHSQVPESMTFPEIYYENNVVVGKRILDAMRQADVNFIIFSSTCATFGDPETIPIHEQVPQHPANPYGETKLAFERMLHWYHQIHGLNYSILRYFNAAGAAYGLGEDHRPESHLIPLVLQVALGQRDKIAVFGNDYPTPDGTCIRDYIHIADLAQAHILAMEKKRNEASHFNLGNGSGYSVREVIDGARRVTGHPIPEYLAARRPGDPPRLIGDNKKIKRELGWEPRFPSLEEMIATAWEWHRRNPDGYAD, encoded by the coding sequence ATGAGCATTCTGATCGCGGGCGGAGCCGGGTACATCGGCAGCGTGACGGCGGCCCAATTGTTGGCCTCCGGTTATGAGGTGGTCGTCTACGACGACCTGAGCCGCGGGCACCGGCTGGCCGTGCCGCCGAAAGCCGTCTTCGTCCAGGCGGAACTGGGCGATACCGATACCCTGGTCCGGACGTTTAAAAAATACCGCGTCGACGCCGTGATGCATTTCGCGGCCCACAGCCAGGTGCCGGAAAGCATGACCTTTCCGGAAATCTATTACGAGAACAACGTCGTCGTCGGCAAGCGCATTCTCGACGCTATGCGGCAGGCGGACGTGAACTTCATCATTTTTTCCAGCACCTGCGCCACCTTCGGCGATCCCGAAACCATTCCGATCCACGAACAGGTGCCGCAGCACCCGGCGAATCCCTACGGCGAAACCAAGCTGGCCTTCGAACGGATGCTGCACTGGTATCACCAGATTCACGGCTTGAATTACAGCATTTTGCGGTATTTCAACGCCGCCGGGGCGGCCTACGGTCTGGGCGAGGATCATCGGCCCGAGTCGCACCTGATTCCGCTCGTTTTACAGGTGGCGCTGGGCCAGCGGGATAAAATCGCCGTTTTCGGCAACGATTATCCGACGCCCGACGGCACCTGCATCCGCGATTACATCCACATCGCGGATTTGGCGCAGGCACACATTCTGGCGATGGAAAAGAAGCGGAACGAGGCGTCGCACTTCAACCTGGGCAACGGCAGCGGCTACAGCGTCCGGGAGGTCATCGACGGCGCCCGGCGGGTGACCGGCCACCCGATTCCGGAATACCTGGCGGCGCGGCGGCCGGGCGATCCGCCCCGGTTGATCGGCGACAATAAAAAAATAAAGCGGGAACTCGGTTGGGAGCCCCGCTTTCCGTCGTTGGAAGAGATGATCGCCACCGCCTGGGAGTGGCACCGCCGCAACCCGGACGGTTACGCCGACTGA
- a CDS encoding SDR family oxidoreductase, with the protein MPRILITGAAGFIGSHLCEFYVRKGFDVIAMDNLLTGNIANIAAITADNFHFIKHDVTNYIYVDGPLDYILHFASPASPIDYLELPIQTLKVNALGTHKVLGLAKEKKARLLLASTSEVYGDPLIHPQTESYWGNVNPIGPRGVYDESKRFAEALVMAYQRTHGVETRIVRIFNTFGPRMRLNDGRVVPAFISQALRGEPLTVFGDGQQTRSFCYVSDLVEGIYRLLMSDETEPTNLGNPREMTILQFAECIQKLTGTHCPIEFKDLPVDDPKVRQPDISKAKRILGWEPKVSLEEGLKLTIDYFMKVLNKG; encoded by the coding sequence ATGCCGCGCATTCTGATCACCGGCGCCGCCGGTTTCATCGGCTCGCATCTATGCGAATTCTACGTGCGTAAGGGTTTCGATGTCATCGCGATGGACAACCTGCTGACGGGAAACATCGCCAACATCGCCGCGATCACCGCCGACAATTTTCATTTCATCAAGCACGACGTCACCAATTACATCTACGTCGACGGGCCGCTGGATTACATCCTGCATTTCGCGAGCCCGGCCAGCCCCATCGATTACCTGGAACTGCCCATCCAGACCCTGAAAGTCAACGCGCTGGGCACGCACAAGGTGCTGGGCTTGGCCAAGGAAAAGAAGGCGCGCCTGCTGCTCGCTTCCACCTCGGAGGTCTACGGCGATCCGTTGATCCATCCGCAAACGGAAAGTTACTGGGGCAACGTCAATCCGATCGGCCCGCGCGGCGTCTACGACGAATCCAAACGTTTCGCCGAGGCCCTGGTCATGGCCTATCAGCGGACGCACGGCGTGGAAACGCGGATCGTGCGCATCTTCAACACCTTCGGCCCGCGGATGCGGCTCAACGACGGCCGCGTAGTGCCGGCCTTCATCAGTCAGGCGCTGCGCGGCGAGCCGCTCACCGTCTTCGGCGACGGCCAGCAGACCCGCAGCTTCTGCTACGTCAGCGACCTGGTCGAGGGGATCTATCGCCTGCTGATGAGCGACGAAACGGAACCGACCAACCTCGGCAACCCGCGTGAGATGACGATCCTGCAGTTCGCCGAATGCATCCAGAAACTGACCGGCACGCATTGCCCGATTGAATTCAAGGATCTGCCGGTCGACGATCCGAAAGTCCGTCAGCCCGACATCTCCAAGGCCAAGCGCATTCTGGGCTGGGAACCAAAAGTCTCGCTCGAAGAAGGGCTGAAACTCACCATCGACTACTTCATGAAAGTGCTGAATAAAGGATAG